In the genome of Deinococcus yavapaiensis KR-236, one region contains:
- a CDS encoding monooxygenase, which yields MKKAILAAVAATAALGVGIVLAQGGSSTPPASHDSHGMNTPESTKTLPMVLPSSTPTYHGDVRPILEANCAGCHMPGGIAPFSLRDADLAKRMAPDIAAAVSSGHMPPWMPGPDSPPLQNERRLTPRQIGTLVAWAKAGAPLGDPAKAAAVPKPNVVAVRADMTLTMPKAYAPDEKLTDDYRCFVLDPGLKKDRFVTGYDILPNVGAQVHHVILYQVSADVREEALAKNGQDGRDGWTCFGGPEVGGTAGLAGVIGTWTPGTVPTVFPNGTGVLMPAGGLVVMQVHYNLAAGDKPDRSAVKLQLAPEGAALDRLRLFVLAGPVEIPCDATDKSAACTRREALRAAVRKGGQGALNLSQGLLVSCGANAEDLAKQPANNVTSSCDRTVSVNREALGAILHMHTRGKAIKLILNPGKPTEKVLLDIPAWDFHWQGNYFYKTPVKLQVGDTVRLTCTWDNTRVQPQRYVIWGEGTEDEMCLGALTVR from the coding sequence ATGAAGAAAGCCATTCTCGCGGCCGTCGCGGCGACCGCCGCGCTCGGCGTCGGAATCGTGCTCGCGCAGGGAGGCTCCTCGACCCCGCCCGCGTCGCACGATTCGCACGGCATGAACACGCCCGAGTCGACGAAGACGCTTCCGATGGTCCTGCCCTCGTCCACGCCGACGTACCACGGCGACGTTCGCCCGATCCTGGAAGCGAACTGCGCGGGCTGCCATATGCCCGGAGGCATCGCGCCGTTCAGCTTGCGTGACGCGGATCTCGCCAAGCGCATGGCGCCCGACATCGCCGCCGCCGTGTCGAGCGGTCACATGCCGCCGTGGATGCCGGGCCCCGATTCGCCGCCCCTGCAAAACGAACGGCGCCTCACGCCCCGCCAAATCGGCACGCTCGTGGCGTGGGCAAAGGCGGGAGCGCCCCTCGGTGACCCCGCGAAGGCGGCGGCCGTTCCGAAGCCCAACGTCGTGGCGGTACGCGCCGACATGACCCTCACCATGCCCAAGGCGTACGCGCCCGACGAGAAGCTCACCGACGACTACCGCTGCTTCGTCCTCGACCCGGGATTGAAGAAGGATCGCTTCGTGACCGGCTACGACATCCTGCCGAACGTCGGCGCGCAAGTGCATCACGTCATCTTGTATCAAGTGAGCGCCGACGTCCGCGAGGAAGCCCTCGCGAAGAACGGGCAGGACGGTCGTGACGGCTGGACGTGCTTCGGTGGCCCCGAGGTGGGCGGCACGGCAGGCCTCGCGGGCGTGATCGGAACGTGGACGCCCGGCACGGTTCCCACCGTCTTCCCGAACGGCACGGGCGTCTTGATGCCCGCCGGGGGGCTCGTCGTGATGCAGGTGCACTACAATCTCGCCGCGGGCGACAAGCCCGACCGTTCCGCCGTGAAGTTGCAGCTCGCGCCCGAAGGCGCCGCCCTCGACCGTTTGCGCTTGTTCGTCTTGGCGGGCCCCGTCGAGATTCCCTGCGACGCGACCGACAAGTCGGCCGCGTGCACGCGCCGCGAGGCGCTGCGGGCGGCGGTTCGCAAGGGCGGGCAGGGCGCGCTGAACTTGTCACAGGGATTGCTGGTGTCGTGCGGAGCGAACGCCGAGGACCTCGCCAAGCAGCCGGCGAACAACGTCACGAGCTCGTGCGACCGCACCGTGAGCGTCAATCGCGAGGCGCTCGGCGCGATCTTGCACATGCACACGCGCGGCAAGGCCATCAAGCTGATCCTCAATCCCGGCAAGCCGACCGAGAAGGTGCTGCTCGACATTCCCGCGTGGGACTTCCACTGGCAAGGCAACTACTTCTACAAGACGCCCGTCAAACTGCAAGTCGGCGACACCGTGCGTCTCACCTGCACGTGGGACAACACGCGCGTGCAACCGCAGCGGTACGTCATCTGGGGAGAAGGGACCGAGGACGAGATGTGCCTCGGCGCGCTCACCGTTCGTTGA
- a CDS encoding DUF1028 domain-containing protein — protein sequence MKTPRVPRVSTFSIVARDPASGDFGIAVASKFLAVGAVVPGARANVGAVATQSYANLRFVPQGLDLLAAGASPQSVLETFRRTDPDLHTRQFGLVDALGEALTFTGGGCHDWAGGLTGDGVAVQGNLLAGEGVVSDMLRAYQEGEAASFPRRLLAALKAGDGAGGDRRGRQSAALLVVGAGKGYGGTSDVAVDLRVDDHGDPVTELARLMGVHELLFTRPTSTRALTSEDISWLQGVLRTHGLRGGEPSGEWDEETQAGLRTLYGAENLEERFVEGPHVDAEAWAYFRSRY from the coding sequence ATGAAAACGCCGCGCGTTCCGAGAGTCAGCACCTTTTCGATCGTCGCCCGCGATCCTGCCAGCGGGGACTTCGGCATCGCCGTCGCCAGCAAGTTCCTCGCCGTTGGCGCCGTCGTTCCGGGCGCGCGCGCGAACGTCGGCGCGGTCGCCACGCAGTCGTACGCGAACTTGCGCTTCGTGCCTCAAGGGCTCGACCTGCTCGCGGCGGGCGCGTCTCCGCAAAGCGTCCTGGAGACGTTCCGGCGCACCGACCCCGATCTCCACACGCGTCAGTTCGGCCTCGTGGACGCCCTCGGAGAGGCGCTGACCTTCACGGGCGGCGGTTGCCATGATTGGGCGGGCGGCCTCACGGGCGACGGAGTCGCCGTGCAAGGCAACCTTCTCGCGGGCGAGGGCGTCGTGTCCGACATGCTTCGCGCGTATCAGGAAGGCGAGGCGGCGAGCTTTCCGCGCCGTCTGCTCGCCGCCCTGAAAGCCGGGGACGGCGCGGGCGGCGATCGGCGCGGGCGTCAGTCGGCGGCTCTGCTGGTGGTGGGCGCGGGCAAAGGGTACGGCGGCACCTCGGACGTCGCCGTGGACTTGCGCGTCGACGACCATGGCGATCCTGTCACGGAACTCGCGCGCCTCATGGGCGTTCACGAGTTGCTGTTCACGCGCCCGACGAGCACGCGCGCCCTGACCTCCGAAGACATCTCTTGGCTGCAAGGCGTCCTGAGAACCCACGGCCTGCGTGGAGGTGAACCGAGCGGCGAATGGGACGAGGAGACGCAGGCAGGCTTGCGGACCTTGTACGGCGCCGAGAACCTCGAGGAGCGCTTCGTGGAGGGACCTCACGTGGACGCCGAGGCTTGGGCGTACTTCCGCTCGCGGTATTGA
- a CDS encoding Rrf2 family transcriptional regulator, with protein sequence MRLSSTDVYAFQALGYLGLQDLERWVSSDEVSEKTGVARPYLVRILAALSAKGIVKSKKGIGGGYKLARKPRLISLCEVVRAVDGPVAPLSCISLNWHEDCVEQDRCHARNTVYVRMRDAMLAVLQEFSVEDLVIDARQGVSYGYCLEHLLRPNV encoded by the coding sequence ATGCGGCTTTCGAGTACGGACGTGTACGCGTTTCAAGCGCTCGGCTATTTGGGACTGCAAGACCTGGAGCGTTGGGTGAGCAGCGACGAGGTGAGCGAGAAGACGGGCGTGGCCAGGCCGTATCTGGTACGCATCCTGGCCGCGCTGAGCGCCAAGGGCATCGTGAAGAGCAAGAAGGGCATCGGCGGCGGATACAAGCTCGCCCGCAAGCCCAGGCTGATCTCCTTGTGCGAAGTCGTTCGGGCCGTGGACGGGCCCGTCGCGCCTTTGTCGTGCATTTCGCTCAATTGGCACGAGGATTGCGTGGAGCAGGATCGATGCCACGCACGCAACACGGTGTACGTGAGGATGAGGGACGCCATGCTGGCGGTGCTGCAAGAGTTCAGCGTGGAGGATTTGGTGATCGACGCCCGGCAAGGAGTGAGTTACGGGTATTGCCTGGAGCATTTGTTGCGTCCGAACGTGTGA